The Pseudomonas fragi DNA window TTGACGGCAGTTTCTCGGGAGCAATCGACAGCTCGACCGGCAGGCTGACGATATCGCCGGCTGCGACCTTGATCTCGCGCTTGCCCTGCAGCTTGAGGTCCGGCAGGCCGGTGGCCTCCAGCACATACGTGTGGTCGTGCTGGTCCTTGTTCATGATCTTCAGGCTGTAGACGTTTTCGATCCGCCCTTCGGCGTTTTCGCGGTAAAGCACACGGTCCTTGCTGACATCGAAGCCCACCAGCGTACGGGTAAAGAACGCAGCGGCCAGCAGCCCCATCATGGTCAGCAAGACCAGTGCATAGCCAATCAGACGCGGGCGCAGCTTGTGGGTTTTCTGGCCTGAGAGGTTGTGCTCGGTGGTGTAGCTGATCAGGCCGCGGGGGTAGTTCATCTTGTCCATGATACTGTCGCAGGCATCGATGCAGGCGGCGCAGCCGATGCATTCGATCTGCAGGCCGTCGCGGATATCAATGCCGGTGGGGCATACCTGCACGCACATGGTGCAGTCGATGCAGTCGCCCAGGCCCATAGCCTTGTAGTCGGCGTCCTTTTTGCGCGGGCCACGGACTTCGCCGCGGCGCGGATCGTAGGAAACGATCAGGGTGTCCTTGTCGAACATCACGCTCTGGAAGCGCGCATACGGGCACATGTAGATGCACACCTGCTCGCGCAGCCAGCCGGCGTTGCCATAGGTGGCGAGGGTGAAGAAACCGACCCAGAAATACGCCCAGCCATCGGCCTGGCCGGTGAAGAAGTCGATCACCAACTCGCGGATGGGCGAGAAGTAGCCGACAAAGGTCATGCCGGTGACAAAGCCGATCAACAGCCAGAGTGTGTGTTTGCTGAATTTGCGCACAAACTTGTTGGCACTCATCGGTGCCTTGTCCAGCTTGATGCGCTGGTTGCGGTCGCCTTCAGTGACCTTTTCGCACCACATGAACACCCAGGTCCACACGCTTTGCGGGCAGGTATAGCCACACCACACGCGCCCGGCATATACGGTAATAAAGAACAGGCCAAAGGCTGCGACGATCAGCAGCCCCGACAGCAGGATGAAATCCTGTGGCCAGAAGGTGGCACCAAAAATAAAGAATTTACGCTCGGGAAGGTTCCACCACACAGCCTGGTGGCCGCCCCAGTTGAGCCACACCGTACCGAAATACAGCAGGAACAATATCGCCCCGCCGCCGATACGCAGGTTGCGGAAAAGTCCGGTAAAGGCGCGGGTGTAGATCTTTTCCCGGGCCGCGTAGAGATCGGTACTTTCAGCGGGTTTCTTGGCAGGCGGAGTGACGTTGTGTACTGGAATCTGATTGCTCATTAGTGCGTCCCACGGCAGTGGAAAATGCCTCGGTCAGTACGTGCCGACCGCGGTCAGAAGGTGTTGCGATAGCGTAATGATACCCCTGTGACTCTAGCTCAAGGGTGCGACCTTTGGTCGCGTTCCGGAAAATGGCAAGTTGGTATAGGAGTTGTAACAAGTCATGACATGGATCAATTGACTTACACTTGCAGGCAGGTTGCGTCCTGGCTGAGTCAAAGCTCCCAAGGGTTGAGCACAGGAGCGCCGCTAAAGGCAAAGTCCCGGGTATTGCGGGTAACCACGGTCATGTCATGCACCAGTGCAGTGGCCGCGATGAGGGCGTCGCACTCATTGCTGCGGTCAGGCACATGCAGGCGGGCGCAGCGCCTGGCAACGGCGCCATCGACTGACAGCACGCGCCCGGCAAAGGCAGCCATAACATGTACTTCAAGCCAGTTGCGCAAGGGGGCGGCCTGCCCTGGATCGCGGCGCTCCAGGCGCAAGATGCCAGTTTCGATTTCCAGCAGGGTAATGGCCGAGATATACAGTTTGTAAGCCGGGACGCTGCGGGCCCAGGCCACCACTGCAGGGTCGGCCTGGGTTTTGCGCAGTTCAGAAACAACGTTGGTATCGAGCAGGAACATTAGAAATCCACTGGGCGCGGCGTGATGACTGCGCGTTCGGGTTCGAATTCAACCGGCGTTGTGTCGGGCATCACCAGCAGGTCGACAATGCTGGTGTCCAGGCCGGTTAGCCGTTGGTACTCCTCCATGCATAGCAGTACATGGGCGGGGCGGCCACGGTCAGTGATGTAAACAGGGCCTTGTTGCGATGC harbors:
- the ccoG gene encoding cytochrome c oxidase accessory protein CcoG, whose amino-acid sequence is MSNQIPVHNVTPPAKKPAESTDLYAAREKIYTRAFTGLFRNLRIGGGAILFLLYFGTVWLNWGGHQAVWWNLPERKFFIFGATFWPQDFILLSGLLIVAAFGLFFITVYAGRVWCGYTCPQSVWTWVFMWCEKVTEGDRNQRIKLDKAPMSANKFVRKFSKHTLWLLIGFVTGMTFVGYFSPIRELVIDFFTGQADGWAYFWVGFFTLATYGNAGWLREQVCIYMCPYARFQSVMFDKDTLIVSYDPRRGEVRGPRKKDADYKAMGLGDCIDCTMCVQVCPTGIDIRDGLQIECIGCAACIDACDSIMDKMNYPRGLISYTTEHNLSGQKTHKLRPRLIGYALVLLTMMGLLAAAFFTRTLVGFDVSKDRVLYRENAEGRIENVYSLKIMNKDQHDHTYVLEATGLPDLKLQGKREIKVAAGDIVSLPVELSIAPEKLPSSTNEVFFILKDADNNDVNVKAKSRFIGPQIR
- a CDS encoding type II toxin-antitoxin system VapC family toxin, coding for MFLLDTNVVSELRKTQADPAVVAWARSVPAYKLYISAITLLEIETGILRLERRDPGQAAPLRNWLEVHVMAAFAGRVLSVDGAVARRCARLHVPDRSNECDALIAATALVHDMTVVTRNTRDFAFSGAPVLNPWEL
- a CDS encoding type II toxin-antitoxin system Phd/YefM family antitoxin, whose amino-acid sequence is MTITTISSREFNQDTSGAKKASQQGPVYITDRGRPAHVLLCMEEYQRLTGLDTSIVDLLVMPDTTPVEFEPERAVITPRPVDF